The Haloarcula sp. CBA1127 genomic interval GAAGCTATCGCTAACCGGCTGGATGTGCCAGCGTACAAGCCTCACAAAGAGATTTCGTTCGAATTCACTCCCGTGTCGAACGTCAACTCGATACGGAAATCGGCACGTCAGAATTTTGAGCTACTTTACGAACACCTGGAATGACACCGGTTATCGCAGAAGACCTGTGACGTCAATATCATGCTGTATCCACATTCAATTAGATTGGAAGGCGCTTGAATATACCTTTCCCAAACGCGTGTAGAAGAGATGAATCCACAATAGTTAATCACGCTACAGATAGTCGATCCTCGCTTTCAGATGGTCTTCTATCGTTGATTTGGGAATATACCCTGCATAGAAATTCACACCGGAGAAAATGAAAAAACCAACTGCTGGGAACACGGCGAGCGTTACTAACGGAGAAAAGTTGGAGATATCCACTATAATGGCAAAAACACCGAAGAAGATGGCCTGAACGAGAATCAGTCTAGATACCCATCGGAGCGAGACAAGGTCGAACGGCGACTGGATCCAGATAGTAACATTACCGAAGAAGATAGCGATGTATGAGATCGTCGTCCCGATTCCCGCGCCAAGAATACCATATCTCGGAATGAGCAAAACATTAAGTACGACGTTGATAATGAGTCCGCCGAAGGTGACGAGTTCGCTTTCTTTGACGAAGCCTGTCGCTTGAAGAACTGGAACGACAGTTCGGCTGATACCCAGGAAGAACGTACCTAGAATGAGTAGTTTGAGGGTCAATGCTGCGCTCGTATATTCACCTCCGAAGTAGATTGCAAGGAACGGTTCAGAAAGAACGAACAGGCCACCACCAAACAGTGTAAGCGACAGTATCCCGTATTTAATTCCCAACCTGATATTACGGTTAATCTCCTCGATGTTGTCTTCCGCCCAGAGACTCGCGCTCCGTTGGAGGAAGGCTAGCTGTATGACCGATGGAACGAACCATATCATTTCGGCTGGCACGATAGCACTCTGATAGAGGGCTGTCGAAATGCCCCCACGAAATGTCGCCACTAGCATAATATCCGCTTTGTACAGCAGCGTCGCGCTTAACCCCCCAATTAGTTGGAATCCGCCGTACTGCGCTATCTCCCGTGCATACGTGTGGAGTTGCTGGCTTCCGCTAATTGAAAACGATGAATATTTAAACAGAATGAAAATGGCTATGATGCCTAGAATAATAAACGAAAGTGCGTAACTAATGAACACGCCGACTACGTCGTAGCCAACGTACGCCAGTATTAATGCTAGAATCGTGTACAGTAGCCGACGAGATATATTGAGTACCTCGCCGACCGATTCCCGCTGAAACCCATAGAATGCTCCCCTCACAGTCGTGAATATATTCGTGAACAGAAGGGCTGTTGCCAGAATCCAGACGAAGGGAGCGTACCGAGATGGAACCAGACCACTCTGAATAACCGCAGCGATGACCACTGTAGCCAGCACAGCATACAGAATGCAAATTACCAACGCTGTCGATATGACCGACGAAACCGCAGCAGTGTTGCTGTTGTTCTCGGCGACAAATTTACGCGTAGCATCGAATAACCCACCTTTCGAAAGCAAGGTTATGACACTGAACCCCGCAAGAACACTCGCATAGAGGCCGTAGTCCGACTGAGAAATAATTCGAACGAGAATTGGAGTGAAAACCAGACTGATTAGTAACCCGACTAATTTCCCTGAGAATATAGAGAATATGGAACGTAATAGTGAACCCATATTGACTGTGAGATGATAATTGCCATGAGGACTTAGTTATCACGAATGCGGGGCGACGACAGACTATTGTACAGAGATTCAGTAGCTATTTCCGACTCGATAACACTCTGAAGCCGCTTTTCAGGATAATCTATGTTAGTCCGTAACCCTCAAGCCCAACGGCACCGATATTTTGATCACTCTGTATTAGTACATCGACAGCCTCGCTGATTTCATACCCACCGCGGTTTGGCGGCTAAACCAATTGAGACGTATAGATAGCCGAACTAAACGTATCGATCTTCTGTAACTATCGTATTCCGATAAGCTGATTCCATGCGAAGCTGAACGATCGA includes:
- a CDS encoding flippase is translated as MGSLLRSIFSIFSGKLVGLLISLVFTPILVRIISQSDYGLYASVLAGFSVITLLSKGGLFDATRKFVAENNSNTAAVSSVISTALVICILYAVLATVVIAAVIQSGLVPSRYAPFVWILATALLFTNIFTTVRGAFYGFQRESVGEVLNISRRLLYTILALILAYVGYDVVGVFISYALSFIILGIIAIFILFKYSSFSISGSQQLHTYAREIAQYGGFQLIGGLSATLLYKADIMLVATFRGGISTALYQSAIVPAEMIWFVPSVIQLAFLQRSASLWAEDNIEEINRNIRLGIKYGILSLTLFGGGLFVLSEPFLAIYFGGEYTSAALTLKLLILGTFFLGISRTVVPVLQATGFVKESELVTFGGLIINVVLNVLLIPRYGILGAGIGTTISYIAIFFGNVTIWIQSPFDLVSLRWVSRLILVQAIFFGVFAIIVDISNFSPLVTLAVFPAVGFFIFSGVNFYAGYIPKSTIEDHLKARIDYL